The Andreesenia angusta genome contains the following window.
ATACTGATAGCCAAAGCTTTTCCGACTCTATCAAAAGCTCTGACACCAATTTTACAAATGGATGGTAATTCATAAAGGAAATTATATATCGATATCGGTATATAGCACAAATCATATTTCTTTACAAAATAAAACAGCCAGACATCGTCCAGCTGTTTAAATACAAACTATAATTTTCCTACTAAATCTATATCCGGCGTCAAAGTATCCTCTCCAGGTCCCCAGCTTGCAGGACATACTTTATCTCCGTGCTTTGCCACAAATTGAGCAGCTTGAACTTTTCTCAGCAGCTCATTTGCATTTCTTCCAATTCCGTTGTCATGAATCTCGTAGGCTTTTATCTGCCCCTCAGGATTTATTACGAAAGAGCCTCTTAGGGACAATCCCTCTTCTTCAATCATAACTTCAAAGTCTCTAGACAGTTTTCCTGTCGGATCTCCAAGCATAGGGTACTTGATTTTGCCTATAGTCTCGGAAGCGTCTGCCCATGCCTTGTGGACAAAGTGAGTGTCTGTGGAAATCGAATATATTTCACAGCCTATCTCTTTAAATTTCTCGTACTTATCAGCCAACTCACCTAGCTCTGTTGGACAGACAAATGTAAAGTCCGCTGGATAGAACACAAATACAGACCAGCTTCCCTTTATAGAGTCTAACGAAACTTCAGTGAACTCACCGTTGTGATACGCTTGAACTTTGAAATCCGGAACACTTTTATTTATCAATGACATTTTCATTCCCCCTAGTAATATAATTATACAGCCGTCTTAGTAGCTATATGATATTATTACCCCTGCAAACATATATCACTATAGGATTCCTTTATGGACAAATGCCCGGTTATCGTTTTTTTAAATGTCCAAATACCTCAATCGCTATCCAGTGTATTTTTTCTCTGTAATTACAATTATGCCACGCATGCACGAAACCATTTGTGTGCAGCCTTCAAAAATGTTATACTGTCAACTGAAATCAAGAAAATATGGTTGTTGCGCAAATAAGTGCAATATGTCGAAGAGCTTATTTCTATAGGCTCTTTTTCGTTCACAAAGAAAGGTGATAATATGATAAAAGTTGATAAACTATCCTACTCATTTCCACAAAAAAATCTGTACAATAAAATTTCATTCACAATAGAAGAAGGTCAGCACTGCGCCTTCATAGGGGTCAGCGGCAGTGGAAAAAGTACCCTCGCAGATATATTTATGGACCCCGAGAGTTATATGTTCGATGGAAAATTGGATATAGACCCTCATTGCAGAATCGGCTATGTAAGTCAGTTTGCTCAGATAGACAGCGCAGATGAGATGACTGTATTTCAATATATCGGCGATGAATGCATCAAACTGCAAAGTGAGCTGTCGTCAATCTGCTCTGAAATGGAGACATCTTCAGATATAGAGCCTCTGCTGGAAAAGTATCAAGAGACACTGGACGCATTTGACGCAATCGGCGGCGACAGTTTCGAGAGCATTATAGAAAAGAAACTCAATACGGCAAATCTTACTAAACATAGAAACCTGAAAATTTCAGAGCTCAGCGGTGGCGAGTTCAAACTTGTCCAAGTTATAAAAGAGATGCTGAACAGTCCCGACTTGATGATTATGGACGAGCCGGATGTATTTTTAGACTTCGAAAACCTGAATTCCCTCAAAAATCTGATAAACTCCCACAAAGGAGCCCTGCTGGTTATCACGCATAACAGGTATCTGCTAAACCATTGCTTCAATAAAATTCTTCACCTTGAAAATATGGAGCTTCAGGAATTTGACGGAAGGTATATAGACTATAATTTTTCCCTTCTTGAAAACAAAATCGAACTGCAGGAGCTGGCCCATGGCGATACTGAAGAGCTTGCTAGAAACGAGGCTTTAATCGACAGACTGAGAACCGAAGCTACAGAGATTATCGACGCTTCCAGAGGCAGGACCTTGAAAGCGAGAGTCAGGCTTCACGAGCGATTGGAAGCTCGAAGGATAAAAGCGCCGTTCGTATATATAAAGCAGCCGAATATTCGCTTGAACACAGACAACAAAGTCGAGGAAACTGTTGCACTGAAAGTCGAAAACCACAGCGTCGCATTCGACGAGACACTACTGGATAACATAAGCTTTGAGATTAACTCTGGGGATAAAGTAGCCCTTATCGGAGCGAACGGCACTGGAAAGACGACTTTGCTCAGAGATATATTTGAAAACAGCTGTGACTCTATTTCATTCGGTGAAAACATCGAAACAGCCTGTCTTTCACAGCTTAAAAACGAAACTCTAATTGAGTCCAATACAGTTATGGAGGAATTCTTTGACTTTGGATTCAAAAGCTCTGAAGATATAATCTCGTGCTTATCCGAGCATGCCCTTGAGGAGGAGCTGGTATCTCAAAAGATAAGCTCTCTGTCAGGCGGAGAGAAAAATATGATTCAGCTGGCCAAGCTCTCTTCAAGCAATGCAAATATGCTGCTGCTTGACGAGCCGACCAGCCACTTAGACACCTATTCGCAGATCGCTTTGGAAGAAGCTATATCGAACTACAATGGAGCTGTTCTGATGGTTTCTCACGACTTCTATTCCATAATAAACTGCATGGACTATGTTTTGATCATTGAAGACAAGAATATCAGAAAGATGAGCATGAGAAAGTTCAGAAAGATGATATATGACAATCACTTTGACAAAAATTACTTAGAGCTTGAACAAAAGAAAAAAGAGCTCGAGACAAGAGTTGCACTGGCTTTGAAAGACAATGACTTCGAGCTTGCGAGGACTGTGTGCGAAGAGCTGGAGCCGCTGATTAAGATTTTTTAGTCTAAAGGCTTTTAGCAACACATATAAAAACGTCCTGTCTATGAGACAATAATCATAGGCAGGACGCTTACTTTTAAATACTTTCTTTTTCAAATAACTCATCTTCCTTAAGTATCCTTATGAATTGCAATAACTCATCTTTCTTGTAATCCTTTTCTATCTTCACAAATCCAAAACTTTCATAAAGTTCTATAAGAAAGGGCACTTCCTTACACTCCAGCATAACCACTCTTCCACCTAGATAAGTCTGCCCGTTCAAAACCATATTCATACAGTACTGCATGAGATCTTTTCCAGATATCTCGCTTCTATAGCTATCATTTTTACCAATTTGTCCAATCAATATAGCTGGAATTTCAGTTATAACTTCTCCATTTATTTTGGCACTAAACCCGTCAAAGTCTTTAATTTTTCTATTAGATAAATTGCTTGGAATCTGCAACATCTGAATAGCTATAGTGAAGTAGGCTAATATGTGAAATTTGTCTTCAAAATCACTATAGATTAAAAACGTTCTGCTTTTTCCTAGCTTTTCAAACAGAATAGCTTTGCTTTTCAGGAAACTTTCAATGTCTTCGTCTTTCTTACAAACAAAATCTGATAGAATCTTTTGTATATATGATTCTTCTCCTATTTCCAGCAGAGTTTTTAAAGAGACAATATTTTTTTTAATCTTTCGGTACCTCCCTCGCTCTTTTCTGCTGAAGCTAAAGATCTATCTATCTTTATGCTGTTCACAGGATTATTGAAAATATCTACAAATGAATCTACAGCTTTTTCTGTATCAAGGGTAAACTTCTTGTCAAATGATGAAGTTGCCATACTGATCCTCCTCTCCTAAATGTAATATTTAATAACGATAACCTAGACGCTTCATATAAGTAATTATAGCATATGTATGCTAATTTTAAAATTTAACTGGAGATGAATATACTTATGATAACTCTTCCTATCGAATTAACTTGGTCGCTGTATATCTTGAAATCGTCCACAGTACACCCTACTACTATTGATTTTTTGTTTATACATAGTATATACTAAATGAAAGGAGGTCTTTAAAATGCTAGCTAAAATCCAAAAGTGGGGTAACAGTAATGGGATAAGAATTCCAAAATCTGCATTAGAAACAGTTCATCTTAAAGAGAACGACAAAGTAGAGATAGTGGTCAAAGAAGGTAATATTATAATAATGCCTTTGAAAAAACATAAGACCTTTGAAGAGAGAATAGCTGGATTCACCGGAGAATATGAATATGAAGAATGGGATACTGGCGAACCTGTCGGCGAGGAGGTGTTCTAGTGGCTTATATACCTAAGCAGGGTGATATAGTCTATCTAAACTTCAATCCTCAAGCTGGACATGAACAAGCCAGAACCAGACCCGCTCTAGTTGTCAGCAAAGATGCCTTTAACCAGTTCACCAGAAAAGCAGCTATATTATGTCCTATAACTAACACTGATAGGGGTCTTCCTTTTCAAGTCAAGCTGGATGAAAGAACTAAAACTACCGGAGTGATATTATGCGATCAAGTAAAGTCGCTAGATATATCAGCTAGGAATATTTCATTCAAAGAGCAAATTCCCCAAGACATATTAGAAGAGGTTATAGATATTTTAATAGGTTTTATCGAAGTCTAGCCTGTCGGTTTTGACAGGCTGCGAGGAGGTGAATAGAATTATGATAGCTCTTCCAAAGTGTCCCGATATAAATTCAAACGTCTTGGAGAGAATGCTGACAGACGGCCTGACCACAAGCTACAAGCTTTTCTGGTTTCTGGGTGTGTTCAAAGAAGTTGTATCTGGCGAAAAAGTGATTCCATTTAGAAGAGTCGTGTGCCGAATGATTTCTGACTCATGGTATCCGCTTGTGGAGTACCATTTAAACTTCGGAGTTGTGGACAAGCTATACGACCTGGTAATGCTTATACATAGGAAGTATAAAATAGAAAGTAGCGTGAGGGAAAGTGGCTTTCTCGAGTTTCTGGAAAACC
Protein-coding sequences here:
- a CDS encoding AbrB/MazE/SpoVT family DNA-binding domain-containing protein; translation: MLAKIQKWGNSNGIRIPKSALETVHLKENDKVEIVVKEGNIIIMPLKKHKTFEERIAGFTGEYEYEEWDTGEPVGEEVF
- a CDS encoding type II toxin-antitoxin system PemK/MazF family toxin; protein product: MAYIPKQGDIVYLNFNPQAGHEQARTRPALVVSKDAFNQFTRKAAILCPITNTDRGLPFQVKLDERTKTTGVILCDQVKSLDISARNISFKEQIPQDILEEVIDILIGFIEV
- a CDS encoding ABC-F family ATP-binding cassette domain-containing protein; translation: MIKVDKLSYSFPQKNLYNKISFTIEEGQHCAFIGVSGSGKSTLADIFMDPESYMFDGKLDIDPHCRIGYVSQFAQIDSADEMTVFQYIGDECIKLQSELSSICSEMETSSDIEPLLEKYQETLDAFDAIGGDSFESIIEKKLNTANLTKHRNLKISELSGGEFKLVQVIKEMLNSPDLMIMDEPDVFLDFENLNSLKNLINSHKGALLVITHNRYLLNHCFNKILHLENMELQEFDGRYIDYNFSLLENKIELQELAHGDTEELARNEALIDRLRTEATEIIDASRGRTLKARVRLHERLEARRIKAPFVYIKQPNIRLNTDNKVEETVALKVENHSVAFDETLLDNISFEINSGDKVALIGANGTGKTTLLRDIFENSCDSISFGENIETACLSQLKNETLIESNTVMEEFFDFGFKSSEDIISCLSEHALEEELVSQKISSLSGGEKNMIQLAKLSSSNANMLLLDEPTSHLDTYSQIALEEAISNYNGAVLMVSHDFYSIINCMDYVLIIEDKNIRKMSMRKFRKMIYDNHFDKNYLELEQKKKELETRVALALKDNDFELARTVCEELEPLIKIF
- the ahpC gene encoding alkyl hydroperoxide reductase subunit C translates to MSLINKSVPDFKVQAYHNGEFTEVSLDSIKGSWSVFVFYPADFTFVCPTELGELADKYEKFKEIGCEIYSISTDTHFVHKAWADASETIGKIKYPMLGDPTGKLSRDFEVMIEEEGLSLRGSFVINPEGQIKAYEIHDNGIGRNANELLRKVQAAQFVAKHGDKVCPASWGPGEDTLTPDIDLVGKL